One genomic region from Amycolatopsis sp. FBCC-B4732 encodes:
- a CDS encoding 2Fe-2S iron-sulfur cluster-binding protein: MTIVDIGIPRRLVEFTVDGETVRVPEGLTILDACTATGTDIPTLCYGDTLEPANACRVCMVEVEGSRTLVPSCSRKAEPGMVVHTGSERTRTSRKVVLELLASATDLSTTPGVAEWLAETGADPDRFGPDAATVAQPAIVDNELYVRDYGKCVLCYKCVDACGEQWQNSFAITVAGRGFDARISTEFSNPLPESACVYCGNCVEVCPTGALSFKREYDKRADGTWDESRQSATTTVCTFCGVGCNLTLHVQDNEIVKVTSPHESSVTHGNLCIKGRFGWQHVQNR, translated from the coding sequence ATGACCATCGTGGACATCGGGATCCCGCGACGGCTCGTCGAGTTCACTGTGGACGGTGAGACCGTCCGCGTGCCCGAGGGCTTGACGATCCTCGACGCGTGTACGGCGACGGGCACGGACATCCCGACGTTGTGCTACGGCGACACCCTGGAACCGGCGAACGCCTGCCGCGTCTGCATGGTGGAGGTCGAGGGCTCGCGGACGCTGGTGCCGTCGTGCTCCCGCAAGGCCGAGCCGGGCATGGTCGTGCACACCGGCTCCGAGCGGACGCGCACCAGCCGCAAGGTCGTCCTCGAACTGCTGGCCTCCGCGACCGACCTCTCGACCACGCCCGGCGTCGCGGAGTGGCTGGCGGAAACGGGTGCGGACCCGGACCGCTTCGGCCCGGACGCGGCGACGGTCGCCCAGCCGGCCATTGTGGACAACGAGCTGTACGTGCGGGACTACGGGAAGTGCGTCCTCTGCTACAAGTGCGTCGACGCGTGCGGCGAGCAGTGGCAGAACTCGTTCGCGATCACCGTGGCGGGCCGGGGTTTCGACGCGCGGATCTCGACGGAGTTCTCGAACCCGCTCCCCGAGAGCGCGTGCGTCTACTGCGGCAACTGCGTGGAGGTGTGCCCGACCGGGGCACTCAGCTTCAAGCGCGAGTACGACAAGCGCGCGGACGGCACCTGGGACGAGTCCCGCCAGTCGGCGACGACGACGGTCTGCACGTTCTGCGGCGTCGGCTGCAACCTGACGCTGCACGTCCAGGACAACGAGATCGTGAAGGTGACTTCACCACACGAGAGCTCGGTGACGCACGGCAACCTCTGCATCAAGGGCCGGTTCGGCTGGCAGCACGTCCAGAACCGTTAG
- a CDS encoding NAD(P)H-dependent oxidoreductase subunit E yields MDLKLLDAVASREEEEAVAGFAGGGRDQLLPALHAVNDRVGWLSQGALNLICETLHVPPADAYGVASFYSLFALEERPERVVHVCTDLACRVKGAETVCEVLTEHVGAAGKARGGVTWLRGPCLGVCERAPAALTFQAGDPATTELVAPATGASAVLAAQREPSPSDGSPPLIHQKDGLRLLRRVGVVDPSTLDGYRATGGYAALRNALRMGEAAVLREVTDAGLLGRGGAAFPTGRKWAATAAQPAGPHYLVCNADESEPGTFKDRVLLEGDPFALVEAMTIAAFTIGARQGYVYLRGEYPRALRLLRNAVAVCRERGLLGTDIMGHPGFSFDIEIRRGAGAYICGEETAIFNSIEGFRGEPRTKPPFPVEKGLFGKPTVVNNVETLVNVPLILTGGAAAYRAIGTEASAGPKLFCLSGNVERPGVYEVPFGTTLRELLALAGGVPEGRSLRAILLGGAAGGFVRPDELDLPLTMEDARAAKTTLGSGVVLVLDDLADLGGFLLRIAEFFRDESCGQCVPCRIGTVRQEEAIHRYLAAGSDERALLREVGGVMRDSSICGLGQTAWNAIESAIDRLGALG; encoded by the coding sequence GTGGACCTCAAGCTCCTGGACGCCGTGGCGTCGCGTGAAGAGGAGGAGGCGGTCGCCGGGTTCGCGGGCGGCGGCCGCGACCAGCTGCTGCCCGCGCTGCACGCGGTCAACGACCGGGTCGGCTGGCTCAGCCAGGGCGCGCTGAACCTGATCTGCGAGACGCTGCACGTGCCGCCCGCCGACGCGTACGGCGTGGCCAGCTTCTACTCGCTGTTCGCGCTCGAAGAACGCCCGGAGCGGGTCGTGCACGTGTGCACCGACCTGGCCTGCCGGGTCAAGGGCGCGGAAACCGTGTGCGAGGTACTCACCGAGCACGTCGGCGCCGCGGGGAAGGCGCGCGGCGGGGTCACGTGGCTGCGCGGCCCGTGCCTCGGCGTGTGCGAACGGGCCCCCGCGGCGCTGACGTTCCAGGCCGGCGACCCGGCCACCACCGAGCTGGTCGCCCCGGCCACCGGGGCGTCGGCCGTGCTGGCCGCCCAGCGCGAACCGTCCCCTTCGGACGGTTCGCCGCCGCTGATCCACCAGAAGGACGGCCTCCGGCTGCTGCGCCGCGTCGGCGTCGTCGATCCGTCCACTTTGGACGGCTACCGCGCGACCGGGGGCTACGCGGCACTGCGGAACGCCCTGCGGATGGGGGAGGCCGCGGTGCTGCGCGAGGTCACCGACGCCGGCCTGCTCGGCCGCGGCGGGGCGGCGTTCCCGACCGGGCGCAAGTGGGCCGCCACGGCCGCGCAGCCCGCCGGGCCGCACTACCTGGTGTGCAACGCCGACGAGAGCGAACCCGGCACGTTCAAGGACCGGGTGCTGCTCGAAGGCGACCCGTTCGCGCTGGTGGAGGCGATGACGATCGCCGCGTTCACGATCGGCGCCCGGCAGGGCTACGTGTACCTGCGCGGCGAATACCCGCGAGCGCTGCGGCTGCTGCGCAACGCAGTGGCGGTCTGCCGGGAACGCGGCCTCCTCGGCACGGACATCATGGGGCACCCCGGGTTCTCGTTCGACATCGAGATCCGCCGCGGCGCCGGCGCGTACATCTGCGGCGAAGAGACGGCGATCTTCAACTCCATCGAGGGCTTCCGCGGCGAGCCCCGCACGAAGCCGCCGTTCCCCGTCGAGAAGGGGCTCTTCGGCAAGCCGACGGTCGTCAACAATGTCGAGACCCTGGTGAACGTGCCGCTGATCCTCACTGGGGGCGCGGCCGCCTACCGGGCGATCGGCACCGAGGCATCGGCGGGGCCGAAGCTGTTCTGCCTGTCCGGCAACGTCGAACGGCCCGGCGTCTACGAAGTGCCGTTCGGCACGACCCTGCGGGAGCTGCTCGCCCTGGCCGGGGGCGTGCCCGAAGGCCGGTCGCTGCGCGCGATCCTGCTCGGCGGCGCGGCGGGCGGGTTCGTCCGGCCCGACGAGCTGGACCTGCCGCTGACCATGGAGGACGCGCGGGCGGCGAAGACGACGCTCGGCTCGGGCGTCGTCCTGGTCCTCGACGACCTGGCCGACCTCGGTGGCTTCCTGCTGCGGATCGCGGAGTTCTTCCGCGACGAGTCGTGCGGGCAGTGCGTCCCGTGCCGGATCGGGACGGTCCGGCAGGAGGAGGCGATCCACCGCTACCTGGCGGCGGGCTCGGACGAACGGGCGCTGCTGCGCGAAGTGGGCGGGGTGATGCGGGACTCGTCGATCTGCGGTCTGGGCCAGACCGCGTGGAACGCCATCGAATCCGCGATCGACCGGCTGGGGGCACTGGGATGA
- a CDS encoding molybdopterin oxidoreductase family protein, which produces MKRKNTEPYVRLTRPLVRDSGVLRPATWEEALDRAAAGIRRTLEAKGPEAFGMFSCARATNEMNFVAQKFTRAVIGTNNVDSCNRTCHAPSVAGLARVFDSGGGTSSYQEIEDADVIVIWGGNPREAHPIFFQHVLKAVHKGAKLFVVDPRRTSTASWAHRQLQLEVGTDIPLAHAIAREIIHSGLANRAFIERATEGFEEFAASVEPWTLEVAEKTTGVPAELIEELAHTYARADRGQLSWTLGITEHHNGTDNVLSLINLSLLAGHVGRYGAGLNPLRGQNNVQGGGDMGAIPDRLPGFQDVLDAGVRAKFDAAWGSAIPPHQGLNLTQMLDARERGDLTCVYIIGENPVQSEADCEHTIKRLANVDHLVVQDIFLTKTAQLADVVLPASAAWCESDGTFTNSERRVQRVRKALEPPEGARDDIELLSELARRLGHDWHYTGGEEVWDELRSLSPMHAGMSYARLEELGGIQWPCFSEDTLEPTFLHGRLWAEDPAERGRPAPFTVLEHSPPVDLLSEEFPIRLTTGRRLDSYNTGVQSGGFPSPLRQGETLDLCPEDARSLGVEPDELVRISSRRGEIVAPVRLDKGLKPGLAFMTFHFPDEVDVNVITIEATCPIAGTAEYKAAAIRVDKLTVEV; this is translated from the coding sequence GGCGTTCGGGATGTTCTCGTGCGCCCGCGCGACCAACGAGATGAACTTCGTCGCGCAGAAGTTCACCCGCGCGGTGATCGGCACGAACAACGTCGATTCGTGCAACCGCACGTGTCACGCGCCGAGCGTGGCCGGCCTGGCGCGGGTGTTCGACAGCGGCGGCGGGACGTCGTCGTACCAGGAGATCGAGGACGCCGACGTCATCGTGATCTGGGGCGGCAACCCGCGCGAGGCGCACCCGATCTTCTTCCAGCACGTGCTCAAGGCCGTCCACAAGGGAGCGAAGCTATTCGTCGTCGACCCGCGCCGGACGAGCACCGCGAGCTGGGCGCACCGGCAGCTGCAGCTGGAGGTCGGCACCGACATCCCGCTCGCGCACGCGATCGCGCGGGAGATCATCCACTCCGGACTGGCGAATCGTGCGTTCATCGAGCGGGCCACCGAAGGGTTCGAAGAATTCGCCGCGTCGGTCGAGCCGTGGACCCTGGAGGTCGCCGAGAAGACCACCGGCGTGCCGGCCGAGCTGATCGAGGAGCTCGCCCACACCTACGCCCGCGCCGATCGCGGCCAGCTGTCGTGGACGCTCGGGATCACCGAGCACCACAACGGCACCGACAACGTCCTGTCGCTGATCAACCTGTCCCTGCTGGCCGGTCACGTGGGCCGCTACGGGGCCGGGCTGAACCCGTTGCGCGGGCAGAACAACGTCCAGGGCGGCGGCGACATGGGCGCCATCCCGGACCGGCTGCCCGGCTTCCAGGACGTCCTCGACGCCGGCGTCCGGGCGAAGTTCGACGCGGCGTGGGGCTCGGCCATCCCGCCGCACCAGGGCCTCAACCTCACGCAGATGCTCGACGCGAGGGAACGCGGCGACCTGACCTGCGTGTACATCATCGGCGAGAACCCGGTCCAGTCCGAAGCGGACTGCGAGCACACGATCAAGCGGCTGGCCAACGTCGATCACCTCGTGGTGCAGGACATCTTCCTCACCAAGACCGCGCAGCTGGCCGACGTCGTGCTGCCGGCGTCGGCGGCCTGGTGCGAAAGCGACGGCACGTTCACCAACTCCGAACGGCGGGTCCAGCGCGTCCGCAAGGCCCTCGAACCGCCGGAAGGCGCGCGCGACGACATCGAGCTGCTGTCGGAGCTGGCCCGCCGGCTCGGCCACGACTGGCACTACACCGGCGGCGAAGAGGTCTGGGACGAGCTGCGTTCACTCTCGCCGATGCACGCCGGGATGTCCTACGCACGCCTCGAAGAACTCGGCGGGATCCAGTGGCCGTGCTTCTCCGAGGACACCCTGGAACCGACGTTCCTGCACGGGCGGCTGTGGGCCGAGGACCCGGCCGAGCGCGGGCGGCCGGCGCCGTTCACGGTGCTCGAGCACAGCCCGCCGGTCGACCTGCTGTCCGAGGAATTCCCGATCCGGCTCACCACCGGGCGGCGGCTGGACTCCTACAACACCGGTGTCCAGTCGGGCGGGTTCCCGTCGCCGCTGCGTCAGGGCGAGACCCTCGACCTGTGCCCGGAGGACGCGCGATCACTCGGGGTCGAACCCGACGAGCTGGTCCGGATCTCCTCGCGGCGCGGGGAAATCGTCGCGCCCGTCCGGCTCGACAAGGGCCTGAAGCCGGGGCTGGCGTTCATGACCTTCCACTTCCCGGACGAGGTCGACGTCAACGTCATCACCATCGAGGCGACCTGCCCGATCGCCGGGACCGCGGAGTACAAGGCCGCGGCCATCCGCGTCGACAAGCTCACGGTGGAGGTCTGA